The Oncorhynchus mykiss isolate Arlee chromosome 17, USDA_OmykA_1.1, whole genome shotgun sequence genomic interval GAAGCCTGAGCTGTCCACCACCCAGCTACTGGTATTCAGTTCACCTCCTGGGGTGTTTGGCTCACTTTTGGGGGTCTTTGACTGTTGAGGAGAGACAGCCTTGTGGAAGCCTGCTTCTTTCGGTCCGCCTCTTACAGTGGATGTATTGGCATTCTCCTGTAGGGAGCAACATAAGCTTGAAAACCAGAATGGAGATCCAGAAGAATACATTAAATTAATATGTTCACACACGAGCAATGTGTACTACCTTGAAGACTAGTATAAACTAGTAATATTCTAACATGCACATCCTCTGCATGTACTCCactttatacagtgcattcagaaagtattcagaccactttacagccgtattctaaaattgattacattgatGAGAGGGAGgaaacaatctacacacaatactccataatgacaaagctaaaacaggattttagaaatattttcaaatgtataaaaattaaaaataaatatcacatttacataagtattcagaccctttactaagtactttgttgaagcacctttggcagcgattagagcctcaagttttcttgggtacgacgctacaatcctggcacacctttatttggggagtttctctggctgggccactgaaggacattcagagacttgtcccaaagccactcctgcgttgtcttggctgtgtgcttagggtcgttgtcctgttggaaagtgaaccgtcgccccagtccgaggtcctgagtgctctggagcaggttttcatcaaggacctctcagtacatttctctgttcatctttccttcgatcctgactagtctcccagtccctgcagctgaagaacattcccatagcatgatgctgccaccacacgtcaccgtagggatggtgcaaggtttcctccagatgtgacacttggcattcaggccaaagagttcaatcttggtatcatcagcccagagaatcttgtttctcatggtctgagagtcctttagtggGCAGTCATGTactttttactgaagagtggcttccgtctggtcactctaccttaaaggcctgattagtgaagtgctgcagagatggttgtttttctggaaggttctcccatcttcacagaggaaatctggagctctgtcagagtgaccatcgggttccttatatatatatatatatatatatatttttaaccccCTTTTTATGATTACGttcgtctcatcgctgcaactccccaacgggctcgggagaggcgaaggtcgagtcatgcgtcctccgaaacatgacccgccacgtcgcgcttcttaacacctgctcgcttaacccggaagccagccgcaccaatgtgtcggagaaaacacttTTCAACTGATGACTGAAGTCAGCTTTCAGACgtctggcccgccacaaggagttgctagaccGTGaggagccaagtaaagccccccccccggccaaacccttcgctaacccggacgacgctgggccaattgtgcgccaccctatgggactcccagtcacggccagatcgaaccccaggctgtagtgacgctGCAACACtgcgatgctgtgccttagaacgctgctccactcgggaggctggccatcgggttcttggtcacctccctgaccaaagcccttctccccgattgctcagtttggccgggcggccagctctaggaagagtcttggtggttccaaactccttccatttaagaatgatggaggtcactgtgttccttgggaccttcaatgctgcagacatattttggtacccttccacagatctgtgccttaacacaatcctggctcggagctctacggacatttccttcgacctcgtggcttggtttttgctctgatatgcactgtcaactgtgggacattatatagacacgtgtgtgcctttccaaatcatgtctaaccaattgaatttaccacaggtggccttttgtagaaacatctcagggatgatcaatggaaacaggatgcacctgagctcaattttgaatctcatagcaaagggtctgaatacttatgtgagagatttgtttttgatttttaatacatttgcaaaaatgtctaaaaacctgttactgctttgtcattatggggtattgtgtgtagatttattaaatacataaaaatcatcatcaattttagaataaggctgtaatgtaacagaaggtagaaaaagggaaggggtctgaatactttccgaaggcactccATTTATAATATAAAACACAGCAGTTTATCTGCTTTACCCCCTATAGTAGTTAGCAGTGTTTGCATTTTACCGGCAATGTGGGATCTTGGTCTGGTTCCCTCTCCATAGAACCaccatagtccatctgtagaagCATAACAAATCATGTTTCACAGAAAAACATAACAAGGATTAGTTTGAGCATAGCCCAGATGTTGTCAAACTGATTTCAGAAGGAACCAACCTGCTGATCTCTGCTGTGGTGGGCCATGCTCTCCTCTGGTTCCATCTGCTGACATTTCAGAGAAGGATCCACCCTGCTGTAGAAGCCCATCTCAACCTTACGCTTGATGGTTGAGTTCCAGTGGTTCTTCACAGCATTATCTGTCCTGGAATGTAAAATTTTAACATAATGTTGTAGTAATCAAGATATAGCTAGTGTATGAAGTCGAGCACTAATCCAACTCCAATCCATTCAATTGCATTTATCACAAAATATGTGGAGACCCATAAACTGTTCTGCGTGATCCTGACATTTCAGCTCAGACATGTCAGTGACTCTCTTAGCTGGAGTACAACAGTTACCTTCCGGGGAGCAGCTTGGCGATCTCAGCCCAGCGGTTTCCCAGCATGCAGTGGGCCTTGTAGATGATGAGGTCCTCCTCTGCTGTCCAGGAGGATTTCTTCACGTCCGGGTTGAGGTGGTTGTGCCAGCGTTCTCGGCACTGCTTCCCCAGCCGGCCCTTCAGGTGCTTGGCCACGATAGCCCACTGCTTGTTGCCATACCTGTTCACCAGGTCTATCACCTGTGGAGCGGAATGCAGGGTTGGTGGCAGTCTGAAAATGTGTCCTCTGAGTGGCAGTGCAAGCCACCCGGAGGCTGTCCTTGGATAGGAGTCAAAGCAGCCAGTGGAAAGTAGAGCTGACTGAACAACTATTAGTAATACTCAACTAAAGTTTCTCTCACAAAGAAGTCTAGTAGAACTGATTGTAGAATAGTCACCATCACAACTAACCTTCTCGTCCTCCTCTTTGGTCCAGGGCCCTTTGACCAGATCTGGATCCAGAACCTTCAACCAGCGGTGCTGGCACTGGTGTTCTGAGCGATTCTGTGCCATACAGGGTTACCATACAGTTAATGATTTAATGCAAAATAAAACCCACACGCCTTCAGAACGTATTTAATATTTGAACCCTTCAGTTGTATTATTTGTATTGTCAACTGGATATAACTGAATATATACTGTGCTCCGTCAAACTCGCTCACCGGTAAAATGCTGGCAATGTATTTCCAGTCATTTGGCCCCCGGTTTTGGACCAACGCTTTGAGATTGTCATCCTGAGAATAAAGTACAGGCATTTTATGAAGAGCTAAGTAACTAGCTCATTCCAAATAACCTACCATTTATAGATCAGCATTTGTGGGGGATGTATAAGGGTACATGAACTCACCTCATCTTGTGTCCATTTCACTTTGACCTTTCCACAGTCTCTCTGTTCAGCCACGTCAGAGTCAGTGTCCTGATACATtgcctcctccccatcctctctaaAAAGACAAGCAACAGGGTGTGGTGGTCGAGATCAAACTCATGCAAAGGGCCACATGCATTGTACTGAAAAGTAGCTGGCTTGTGTGTTAGTCACAGAATTCTCAAACAAAGCATTTTTATACCTAGCTAGGTACTTACTACAAGCAACATATTATGTGAGCTAGTAAACGTTTGTGTTCTCTGATTACTACGGTATGCATTAGAACATTCGCTAATTTATTGTTTCATGCCATGATTTGACTACCGTAACGTTAGTTAGCAACATCTGACGTCGACCTCAACTGGTGGGGTGACAAAAGGGCGGTCAAATCACGTAAATGCGCAAAAATAATCGATGACATTCAGTAATCTCATATTATAAAATGGTACATAGATCCCTGTCCTCTTAAAAATAACATTAGGATATGGGCATTGTTATTTATCCAACAGCTGTTGTAGCTAACAATAACAATGGTTAGAATCCGATTAGCTAACTACTTACCCGCGCGACCACCAGGACATTTCCCTTTGCTTTACCTCCATCACCCTTAActaaaatatattgtatattttttttgcCAACGTCGTGCATATATTTACAAACTATATTATATGAGCAAGTCTGTTTTGTCGTATATAATCCACGTTGGTAAAAACTAAAAATCTAATTGTCGCTGGGCTAGGTACACTGGATTGCTGACAACACACTAGTCCGCGCTCAAGTTCCTATCTCGCGCGCTTCTTTTCTCGCAAGCTCACGGCTTTCCCGGGAGTGACGTGACCAGAGGTGTGCGCGCGCAGAATTGAAACGTTCTATTTGTTCATATAAAGTCATTGATTCGTTCCTATGATTTGTCAAGtgacacaaatatatatatatatttttaattggcCCGGATTGTCTGACTAGTGACTTTTCACAATGCTGTTTCTCTGTCTACTGAATAAACGATTCATACCTATTCATGCATATAAAGACTACAGATAAATGCTCACTTTTAACAAACTATAAACTGGGttgtttgagccctgaatgctgattggctgacagccatggtatatcagaccatatgacaaaacatttatttttactgctctaattacattggtaaccagtttataatagcaataatgcaCCGCAGGGTTTGTaatatatggccaatatgcctggacacagcccttagctatGGTATATAGACcacataccacaccccctcggtcTTTTTGCTTAATTATACACCCCCCTCCACCTTGTCGTTGCGGGCCTTCATTACCAAACAGGTGAGACAATCAACCAGCAGATTAAAAACAAGCTGCATTGTGGTTAGGCAACCATTCAATGATTATCTAAAAACATGGATGAGGAGCTTGCCAGTGCTGGTAAGAAAACAGATTTATTTGGCAAAGCAATTTGACTCTCTGCATAGGGTACATTTATGCTAATTAATATGAAGAATAATCAAAACAGTTGCGTGTTAAATCAGGTGGTGGTGAGACATTTTAAATGTGTTGAATTATTTGCTTCACAGATGCGTCCATGAGTTTTCAGTGCCCATCTCCCTCAGCGCTCGACAAAGGCTTCTTGGACCAGAGTTTATCTGCGTCTGCTCTGTCACTGACGGGACAGTCCACATCGGTGCTGCCTCCAAATAGAATTGTTGTTGAGTACTATGGTTCCAAACAATCCCTCCTCGCCTCCCTGTGTCAGTCTCCCAACCCTGTGTCCCCCTCTCAAGCCATGAACCTGAACTCTAAGGAGGCTACACAAACACCAGGGCTCACTATACCTGTAGAGAGCAAGTCCTCTACTCCTGCTGAGCAGGTCCTCCTCCAGAAACCCAAACTAGCCTGCCCATTGGATCTGTCCTACATTGATCTGACTGCCTCGCAGGTTGCCTGGGAGGTCTCCCTAATCAAACCTGAGACTAACAGTCCAAAACCGATCCTTGAGTCAAGCACGTTGGAGACTACCTGGAGTCCCAAGTTCCAGTCTGCACCACCATCCCTGGCTGAGATCTCCCTGATCTGGTCAGGCTCACCCCCACATGGAAATGACACAGAGGACAACCAAAGGTCCTGGAAGGAGGTCACTATGGCTTCGAGTCTCAGTTCCAGCCTGAGCCAGATCTCAGGTTCAGCAGCTGAGGATGAATGGCAGAGACGCACAGCCATCCCTACAGGTTTTGACAAGCCAAAGTGGGGATGTGACAGTGCTGTACTGAAAAGTTGAGGTAAGGTTCTCCAGTTCAGTGACTTATTTTTTTTAAGTTGCTGCCGTGTCCTGGCCAGAAAGTATTTTTGATGTAAGCGGACTAGACCTGGCATGAGCTTTCCTTGTTAAACTAAGACTTCAGAGTTCGTTTTAATGGTTTGTATATTGACATGTTCTCTTATTTCACCTTTACAGACCTTAAGGAGGATATTCAAGATGCCTGTGAATTTTATTTTACATGAACCTATTATAGTAAATAAAGTTGTGTATTGCTTAAATCGACAGTGCCTCTTGAGTATTTAGGGAATGATGCAAATGCCAACATTTTATGATACTATAGCACAAACATGAGGTTTTCCACATTTAGAACACAAATCAACTATCTCTTCAGTTTGATGGAGGATATGGagttacattttttatatttaatgGAAAAACTATATAGAATCTCGactgtggatttggctattttaaCCACACCTGTTACGGACATGGGTAAAATTGAgtgcacagccatgcaatctcctcagaccaacattggcagtagaagcgctcagtgactttaaatgtgatagggtgccacctttccaacaagacgtatcgtcaaatttctgccctgctaaaactgccctggtcaactaagtgctgttattgtgacgtAAACTTCCAGGTGCAACAATGGCTCGGCCGTGAAGTGGTAAGCCACAggagctcacagaacgggaatgCTGAAGAGCGTAAACAATCTGTCCTAGTGCCAACAAGTtcggaggaataatggtctggggctgtttttcatggtttgggctaggccctttttagttccagtgaagggaaatcttaacactacagcatacaatgacattctagacaattctgtacaTCCACcttcgtggcaacagtttggaagTAAATtccctgtttcaacatgacaataccCTGTGCGAGGTCAGAACAAAAAcaccttttgggatgaattgtaacccaggcctaatcgcccgacctcactaatgctcctgGCTGAACGGAAACAAGTCCCAAcatctaggaaggctttccactaggagAGTGGAAGGCTGTATTAGCaacaaaggggagaccaactcttAATGCCCatgatgtttgacaagcaggtgtccacatttttggtcatgtagtttgAAGTCACTGGTTGATAGGTCAGAATGGGGAAAACCTGGTCTGTGTGTCATGTTCCTGTATAGGAGAAATGGGATGAATCATTTATAGTACATTAATGTCAACCAAGGCCAAGATCAACATAGTGTGCATTTTTATCAAAGACTCAATTGGTCATATCGCTCACCTGGTTGAGCTTCTTGAACTCTACAACCTGAAAGATGATGTGCTCCAGGATGTGTTTGGCATCCCTTTGGTCTTTATCCAACTTCTCCTCACCCCCAAGATGTATCCACACTTCCTCACGTAGAACTCTAGCTTGTCGTCGGTGCCTGCAGGAAGAATACAGAACACTTTCCGTTAATAATGCTCGATTCAAATATAACCTGTGGTTAACACTTACATTTGTTGGAGAGCTGTGCCAAACGCAATCTGAGAAGGTTTCATCCAGGTCAAGCATGGGGGGAGGCATGTCCCTGAAGACAGGCGGAAAGACCTGCTCAAAGCAATCCATAGGAGAGCACACACATTTTAGAGGGATGGAAAATGTATAATTTTCTACAATGATCAAGTGTGTATTGTCCCATTTTAATAAATCCCAGTCAATTAGCAAAAAGTGTTGTTGAATACAGTCTAGTGCACATGCCATTGTCAGTCGAGTGTACAGAATCCACATTCAATCTGTGAGATGGCTGAGCTAGGAGCTGGGTGAGATTGTGTAGAGCTGGAGAGGGGAAACCTACAGCAGGCTCCAGCTGGGAAAGGGGAGTCTCAAACTGAGGTGTGATCAGCTGGAGGGGCTCATGTTTGACATCTGCTTGTAGGAACTGCAGTGAGACAAGTCAAACACACTGGTGTCAACAAACACACCGTAAACATGTAGGCAAAGCAGACAAAACATGTAGCCACCAACTATGGCCTACAGTAATGAACTGATGTCTGTCCAGTTTCTAAAGCAGTATGTATTTCCACCTGATGACTTGGGGAAAAGTGTTTGATAGCTTGAGTAGACATGTCAAACAGGGAGGTAAAGTCTCGTGGGTTTTCCTCTCCCTCTTGCAAGCATACTCGTAGTCGCACAGACAGGCAGCCTGTGTCTGGTAGCATGGTGTAATCTGGGATCTGGGCAAAACACAGAATGAGAAGTGTCACTTCTAGAACTAAAAGGTAAAACTGCAGATCATAAAACATTCCTTGGTTTCTCACCTCGGGGTCCTCCGCATCTATCTGGTTCAGATACATTTTATCACCCATTAGCCACTGGAAAACGACATCCTGCATCACAAAAATAGACAGGCAACATTACAACCTAATGGAGTCAGTGGGGGATCAAATAGTGGTTCACCAACCATTACATCATCACCATTACAGTGGTTGTGATCACACTCTCACAACTATTCTGGTGTTGCTGTGAAGAAGTTAACGAGCCTGCCATGAGGACGTCGTCAAATACCAAGCTGTACTGTTCTGGTCCGGTTAAGTCTCTATCATAATTGCAAGAACCATGCTGGAAAGGACAAAAATATCCGAACCAGCACAGTACAGTTTGGGTCGATATGATCATGTGAAAAGGGTAAAAGAGCGAGCACAATTGGCTCTGATTAATTAAtcatttactttacctcacgttagtctcattccaaacgtcgtaaattgttggttatctgcacgaacccagtcttgaGTCATCTGTAACAGTACAAGTTTAGACCgtgccctcgcccatacccgggcgcgaactagggacccttttgaccttcctcctttttccgcagcaaccagtaatccgggtcaacagcatcaatgtaacagtacaaatttagaccgtcccctcgcccatacccgggcacgaactagggaccttctgcacacatcaacaactgacgcctacgaagcgtcgttacccatcgctccacaaaagccgcggcccttgcagagcaaggggaactactacttcaaggtctcagagcaagtgacgtcactgattgaaacgctatttagcgcccacgctaactaaactagccgtttcacatctgttacacatccatacatcaattgtcttaaataaataaactaaacaatcacagaagtgcacacacaaacaaacaaagtacatATGGTTACacgaaatgataggagaatgtgccctagtgggctaaaccggcatggccggcttgttagacaaaagggggaGTGGGGTTCAcctgagaagtcactacagcgTGATAATTATAGCAATTGAAatactaatcctttgcacatgaacactcactcattcgggaacaattgccatcaatatatatatttacgctcagtgtgtcgtcttgatcgctgttgaaaagtttgttccttttgtagaattgtccgtctctctctctctctgtctgtctgtctgtctgtctgtatgtcgaTAGTTCAGTgcgacattcattcatgttgttgtagaatgAATGTTTCGGTGGTTGTTGTTCTTCACGTTCAATGATactgaattcctagctgcagactagtaattaatatcaaatacttgttcttattctgtcggtatcgatagtctaagagtttaaccacgtggtatggttaaaatatTCAGCAAGGGTCTGCAACCTATGTCCCCTCGTAATGGAGAAAAATATGGTCTACTGAGAATTTCTCAAAGTTCGGGTTTTATTCAGAATTGCAGAAAAGAGCCTGTCCGAGGATGtccgaccctaactgggctcatgggcagtcctctgatttagttaaactcaaaagggaattggagtttccttcattaaacagtccaaaatcacatgacacaattttacaaacagtatcatcctcactcattcatcttatacaacaattagatgtaaacctcatatctgtactcgcatcctaccatacccttgtctgtacattataccctgaatctattctaccacgcccagaaatctgatcattttattctctgttcccaatgcactagacaaccagttcttatagcctttagccgtacccttatcctactcctcatctgttcctctggtgatgtagaggtgaaccCAGGTCCTGTAGCCCCCAGCACcacacctattccccaggcactctcatttgttgacttctgtaaccgtaaaagccttggtttcatgcatgttaacatcagaagcctcctccctatgtttgttttattcactgctttagcacactccaccaaccctgataTCCTAGCTGTGTccgaatcctggcttaggaaggccaccaagaATTCTGCATTTTCCAtctccaactacaacattttacgacaagatagaactgccaaatggggtggtgttgcaatctactgcagacaTAGCCTGCAGAGTattgtcatactatccaggtctgtacccccaaaatttgagcttctacttttaaaaatctacctttccagaaataagtgtCTCACCATcgccacttgttatagacccccctcagcccccagctgtgccctggacaccatatgtgaattgattgcccccatctatcttcagagtttgtactgttaggtgacctaaactgagatatgcttaacaccctggccgtcctacaatttaagctagatgccctcaatatcacaaattatcaaggaacctaccaggtacaaccctaaatctgtaaccatgggcaccctcatagatatcgtcttgaccaacttgccctctaaatacacctctgctgtcttcaaccagtatctcagtgatcactgcctcattgcctgcatccgtaatgggtccgcgtcaaatgaccacccctcatcactgcctaaaacacttcagtgagcagacctttctaatcgacctggcccaggaatcctggaaagatattgacctcttcccgtcagtagaggattcatggttgctctttaaaagtgctttcctcgccatcttaaataagcatgccccatttaaaaaacgtagaactaagaacagatatagcccttggttcaccccagacttaactgcctttgaccagcacaaaaacatcctgtggcgtactgcattagcatcgaatatcccccgcgatatgcaacttttcagggaag includes:
- the si:ch73-303b9.1 gene encoding uncharacterized protein si:ch73-303b9.1 isoform X1, with translation MDEELASADASMSFQCPSPSALDKGFLDQSLSASALSLTGQSTSVLPPNRIVVEYYGSKQSLLASLCQSPNPVSPSQAMNLNSKEATQTPGLTIPVESKSSTPAEQVLLQKPKLACPLDLSYIDLTASQVAWEVSLIKPETNSPKPILESSTLETTWSPKFQSAPPSLAEISLIWSGSPPHGNDTEDNQRSWKEVTMASSLSSSLSQISGSAAEDEWQRRTAIPTGFDKPKWGCDSAVLKS
- the si:ch73-303b9.1 gene encoding uncharacterized protein si:ch73-303b9.1 isoform X2; this translates as MSFQCPSPSALDKGFLDQSLSASALSLTGQSTSVLPPNRIVVEYYGSKQSLLASLCQSPNPVSPSQAMNLNSKEATQTPGLTIPVESKSSTPAEQVLLQKPKLACPLDLSYIDLTASQVAWEVSLIKPETNSPKPILESSTLETTWSPKFQSAPPSLAEISLIWSGSPPHGNDTEDNQRSWKEVTMASSLSSSLSQISGSAAEDEWQRRTAIPTGFDKPKWGCDSAVLKS